The Phaeocystidibacter marisrubri genomic interval TACAACTTGGATACGATTGGTGGCTCTTTTGGGCACTCCTACTGCTTCCAGATATCGGTATGATTGGATACATCGCTGGACCAAAAACGGGAGCCACACTCTACAATCTCTTTCACCACAAAGGAATTGCCCTACTTGTAGCTGCTTTTGGTTTTTACTTGGTAGATGACTACGTACTTTTGACCGGCATAATTTTATTCTCTCACAGCGCCATGGATCGATTCTTTGGCTATG includes:
- a CDS encoding DUF4260 domain-containing protein is translated as MKTLVRIEEFAQWIFGFLLTLQLGYDWWLFWALLLLPDIGMIGYIAGPKTGATLYNLFHHKGIALLVAAFGFYLVDDYVLLTGIILFSHSAMDRFFGYGLKYPDNFKHTHLGMIGKVD